A segment of the Lonchura striata isolate bLonStr1 unplaced genomic scaffold, bLonStr1.mat Scaffold_149, whole genome shotgun sequence genome:
GGATGTATTATTGAGATAAGCAAGATCCTAAAACAGAATCAGCCTTGGGACAAACAAAATTGGGATGACTCCCAAAGCAGAATCGTCCTTGGGATGAGCAAAGCTGGGACAATTCCAGGTATGGAATCTAAAGTAGTTGTCTTACCTATGAAATAATAAGGCTTATTTGGAACATAATGCTTAAAGTTTAATGCACATGCGACTTGCGAGGTTGTTCAGAAGGCAGTGAGGAAGACGGTGAGCCTTCCTCTGAAAAGACCACTGAAAATCCAGGAGGCTCCCTAGCAAAAAGTGGAGCATGGGCTATGCAGTATAGTAACGTAGATTTCAAGAATCGAAAATAGGAGGAGAATTATGGAAAATTATTGATGAATATGTATTAACATACAGTACATAGGGTTTAGTTCGGATTCCTTTGTTTCTTATGAGACAGGGTGAGAAACCCTCCCCGTACCCCCATCAGTTTTGCTTATGCTTTATACGAACCTTAATCATACTTAATTAAGCATGATTAAGGGGCCAAATTTTTAATAATGCTTGATTGTATTAATTTATACAAAATTGCTGTTCAATTAAAATTGCTGCTAAGTTCAATTTTGTTGTTTAGCAAATTAGACATACAGAACTTCATTCATAACAACTTTCCCCCCTTTTAAGTCCCACAGACTGAGTTTTGTAGTGCAAGTTGGATAATAACTCCAGGATCAGAGTGCAGCCATTAACCCGACGCTGCCAGGCCCGCCACCATGCCACGGCCGTGCCCaggtgccacagcccagggtcagCACTTCCAAGGATGGCGCTTCCCTGCGCTGCCTGTCCCAGGGCCTggccaccctttccatgaacacgCTTGCTAATATACAATCTAAACCTTCCCCGGCACAATCTGAGTGCGTTTCCTCTCGTCCTGTGACCTGTAACCTGGGAAGAGAGGCCGATTCCCGCGTGGCTACTCCTGTCGGGGAATTGCAGTGACAAAGattcccctgagcctccttttctccaggccgagccccccagctccctcagtaaCTTGTGGGTTGGTGCAGCGAGCGCCTACCAAGATTTTCAAGCATCGTTCTCGTCTTTACTCGGGAATACGAGAGATACTTCAAAAACCAGCGTGCCTGCTGAGAAGCAGGCAGCGGGGTCGCcgtcagagccccacacgcggAGCCAAAGCCACACGCCATCCCAGCGCCGGGCCGCCgtgagggcagcgggcggggcggcggagGCGCCGTGGCCCGGAAGGGAAACGCGCGGATCCGGCTCGGGGAGGCCGGGAGGTGCCGGGCACAGAGGTGGGAGCGCTGGGCAAGAGCCGTGGAGGGGCTGTCGGGCCGTCAGGGTTCCGCGGAGAGCGCGGGTGCAGGGGAAGGGGGTGCGCGGGGGCTCGCGAGGGCGGCTGAGGGGaggtgggcagggatggagtccggggagcgcggggctgggggaggatCGAGGGTCCCCTCACACCCTGCAGGGGAAAGTGCCGTGGGGAAGGGCGGAACGGGCCGGCGGAGCTGCTCCGTGCCCGGGGCCCCGTGCTCTGAGCTGAGAGGAAGCAGACAGAACCCTGTGTGTGACAGAGGCCTCGGGGCACCTGCCATGgttcccttctccctcccttctGCCAGACTGCCCCGGGCGGGTCAGCTCGGCTGTGAGCTCCTGTCCAGCCCAGTGGAGCTGGAGCGGGAGGAGCGGCCACACAAAGGGGAATTTGCTTCTTTCCCAAGCCCTCGTTTGGGCTGTAACTTGTGCGCGGCCACATCAGGTCTTGTCCTGTCTGTGGAGGTGCCAGTGCGAAGATCCAGGGAGTAAATTCCTGCCGCACTGCCCACAGGTGCTCGCCTGTGCCCTGCAATAGTTTCGCGTTAGCAGGAGGTGCGGAGGAGGATGTGCTGATGTTGGGCAGTCCTGATGTGGCAAAGACCCTGCTGAGAGAAGGGGAAGAGGCCACCTGTTTGCCAGGACAGATCCAGTCACTCCCCTGAGCAGGCTCggcctgggcagctccctgcagaaGGGAGCCCAGTGTGAGATAATATAAAAAACACATTGTATCTTCGACTTTAGCTCCCCTTCCACCTTTTAGTCTCAACCCTGCAAACTGCCGAGTTTAAAAGTGACAGGGCAGAGGCTGCTTTCTTCTATGAAACTTCCCTTGAAGGGTTGTCCTCTGGGTTTCCGTGTCCAAGAAGGTTCCGTCAGAGTGGCAAAACTGGGGTTCACAGGTtaggcagcactgctggcaggCTTATGCTTTTGCCAGAGAGTTTTGTCAGATTTGCAGCTTTTGGCCCCAGAACTCACTAAACAGTGTTccagaagaatattttttgcTTCATGTACATACAGACACACCAACATGCAGGTAATCAACAGTGGTTTGAGGGGGTGCTCTGTcacatagaaaaataattaatgtgtGCTCAGACATACACAATGTGCTTATCACCTTCACGACTAAGGACtgttctttcctcttcttccccaAGGAAACATGAGTTGGttagggaggaaaagaggaaagcccaacagaggaggaggacgagggagAGGAGGCAGTGGAAGACGAGGAGGCAGCAGTGGCCATTCAAACAAGCCTCAGCTTGGTGGAAGTAGGAAATGTTCAAGCAAAATTTGGGACGATGGAGATGATTTTTGTCTCTTTGAGGAACCAAGGCTAGAATCCAGgtatttttgttggtttgggggGAATTGGCACAGAGGTGCTGGGATACATAGGGGTGGTTTGGGATACTTTGGGCCATTTGAGATACTTTTTGGATGTTGACATACATAGACAtttggggctggtttttggACATGTTTGAATACAGGAAAGAGTGAATGGGTGATGAAAGTGTTTCAGTATGAAGCAgtttttctgtgtctgttttgGTTAATGTTTTATGGATTTGATACGTAggaaagtgttttattttttaaagattataacctctgattttcttctttggtCATTAAGTAATTTCAGGATGCTTTTGGTCAGAACACATTAATAAACACAGGATATTAATATTTGTGTATTACAAAACAGAAGAATGGAAAATCAgcagtttaaaattattttagtatcCTGTGTGTGTTCTGACTCATCTAGCTTAGAAATATACGGTTGTTTTGTAGTCTAAGAACAGCTTTACCTAGCAAAGTGTTCAGTAAATCATTTTGGATTCGACACAGGATACAATACATATATGCACATGTGTGTGCAGATAAAGACACACAAATCCTGGTCACATAAGAGTGAATCCAGATGAATAGCCCTTAGATTATGGATTTCTCTTATTTTGATTTTCCTGCTTTGAATTACAAGTTTGAGCCCCAACATCGCAATTCAGTCAAGAACATTTGAGCCAGGCAGATAACTCATGGTTGTGTCCTATTTTAATTTCCAGATCAAGTGCCCCTGCCAGAAGAGGAGGGCAAATGAAGCAGAGACCTGAAGCAAGAATACCTCTGCAGACCATACACATGACATCAGAGAACCAGAGAAGAGTGAAAGAACTCCTTCAAGAGCTGCAAGGACAGGAGCTGGCACCTGAGTCGGAGTTAGTTTAAATAGAGGCACTACTTCCAGCTTCTCTACATGAGCATGCTTTAGCAGGCATACCCTTAGAAATGGCAACAGTATTTTTCCCCTTAACTTTTAAGTGTATCTCAAATCCTGTGGTTTTGACTCTGCTTTGTTCTTCTACAGTATTAATTCTGGGGAAGGGGTAGCCAAATCTTCCATTTAAATGAAGGATTTAAAACTGCAGAGGCAGAGTTTTATGTCTActcaacattttaattttgtttcattttaactTGATAACTCTTTTAATCAGTGTAGCTGGAGAAGATGATGATGAGCCTGATTACCTTGATGATGAGCAGTGCTGGTCAACAGAACAGGAAGCTTCTGATGTAATGCCAAGGTTGTCTGCTGAGCCAGCTGAGCACAGAATTGTAGACAGTGAAGTGTCTTCATTTGCTGTGCACAAACTCTCCAGGTGATGCTTTATTGAATAATTTGTATCATGAAGAGGTAGATCCCTGGTCTCAATACTTTGTAAGCCCTCCTTGTGTTCTTCATCCATTTTGCTCAGATGTTAATAATTAGTCAAtacttttgctttgtttgggaGCATTTTGTATGTGACAGCTTTTTCTGAGGagtttaatttctgtaattaaGTGGGGAAATCTAACCCTGAAACTATTGAGTGCTGCATTCTGAAGTGTGAGGCAGTGCCAAGCGTGCTCTCTTACTGTGAGCCTGATTAAGTAGGTCTGTGGTTATTTTGCTTCATGTGAGCCTCTCTCTCACTCCTTGCCCTGATTTCTCTATTTTGGTGCAGGTATGGTTTTGACTGTGAGCGTTGTAGGGCAGTGCTGAGATCCTGCAATGGTAATATTGGGGCATCATTGGAGTATTTGCTGTTGCAGTGCTTCTCTGAAAGGTACGGAGAGAAGATGCAGATTTctgaagcagctgctgaggccAGTCAAGAGGAATGTTTAGAGCAGAGGCAAGAAGAAGCTTTTGCCCTTCGATCAATTTATGGAGAAAAATTTATAGAAAGGATTAAAAATCGTGTTTGGACTTTCAACTTGGAATTGGGCTACCTAGCACACAGGTTCAGTAAATCTAAACAAAAAAGTACAAGGGACACAGCAAAACAGACTTCAAAGGAAATATGTAAGTTTTACCTCCAAGGAGGCTGCAGGTTTGGTTCAAAATGCAGATTTAGACATGAATTCCCTCCAAACCATCCACTAAACACATCCAAGAACTCTGCAGATGATGCTCACCTCAGATGTAGTGATGGTCCCATCTATGAACTTGAAGTAAGATTTCCTGAGGAGAACAAGTATCCTCTTCAGGCACCTCTCGTGGCAGTTTACTCCACTGATGAGAATCTGCCTCTTGCTTGTCGTTTGCACATTGCTGAGTTCCTCTTTGGAAAGGCCTTGGCAGCTGCAGAATCTCACGAGCCAGTGGTGTACACCTTGGTGACTTGCTTAGAAGATGAACACGAGGTCAGCGAGCTCCTGAGCAATACTCACCACAAGTTCAGTGTTcctcctgtgtccctgctggcagcacctCCTGTAAAGCCACTGACAGAGAATGCACCTGCTTCAAATCAACAAGCTGAAGGTACAGCAAATCTTTATGGTTTCTGGGCTGAGAACAGGtagaaagatttaaaataaaaaaaaaagagacaaggCAGAGAGAGCCCCTAGTTCCAAATCTAGAGCCATCTGTTCTAAATCTATTCCTGGAGATTGAAGTCATGTGGTGAGCCAGATCCATGATCTGTCTGTGCCTCAGGAAGTTCCTTCTGTAGTCAAGCTGCAGCAGAGAGGTCTTGTGCTGGCCAGAACTGAGTTCAAGAAGCACAGAGTTTGGTTTGGTAGTGAGTGATGTCCATTGCCACACAATCTATGGAAAGCATTGAGAGATGTGAGCTCACTAGAATGGACCAGAGGAAGTGTGCTTGCAAGGGAGTGGGAAAGGTTGTTTGTAAGCTCTGCTATGTCTGTGACTCATCATTTCAGAAAGCTCCTTTTTTAGATTACTTAAAATTACCAACAGCTCCTCAAAATTAACTTACAAAGGTGTATTTAAGTCTGAGCAAATGTGGAAAGTGGTTATAGAATGTTGTTCAAGGCATCATCCCTTTCTATTTGTGCTGGTGCAGGCAGGTTGATTTCACAGGGAGAGAGTTGAGTCTTGTGTCACTTGTGGCAGGGTGAGTATTGAGCTCTTAATTCCAAAACTACTTTTATCTAAGGCAAGCTTTTTGAAGACAGTGTTCAAGAATAACTGCATCAAGTTATAGAGCTCTTAAATAGTGACAAACTCTGGTTTTGCTGCAGTAAGACCAAGTACTCCATTTTTTTAACACCTCTACAGAAAGACAGCTTTGTTCGAGAAACTGAGattccaaataattttctttagctacaaaatattccttatgcTATAAAATACCCTTTTTTGGTAAAAGTAGCCTTAAAACTTTCAAGGGCTGGCTGACAGTTTGAGCAAATCCTGCTTCAGTTGACAGGCAAAGGCACTGAAGTACCTGGTCCAGTTTCAGCTTTGGTTTAAAAGTACTTGGCAGTGACTTAATAATGAATTAAAACTACCCTAACATGTAAGCATTTTGTGCTGCACAGAAGTGGTTGTGTATGGGAGAAGTGAGCTGAGGCACATggaaaacatgcagccacccagACCCTGGTGCAGGGGTAGGGACaagtgggatggggctggagaaACTGTGGGTGATTTGGTGAGGTGAGGGGAGGTTTGCTTGTGGTGCTGAACTAAATGCATGTCAGAAACAGTCCTGCAGACCCAGTCTAACAAAGTTCTTTattgggaatgctgctggaacATGTCTCTTTCCTTCACTGCCCATTCCTTAGTAATAACAGTATTTAACTGTACACTCTTTGTCTCAAGCCTCAACAGTGTCAGAGCCTCAGGAAGAAGAGGTGGTagcagaagaggaggaggaagagcctGAACAAGTTGTTGTGGAGAATGAGAGTTATGTGAACTTGAAGAAGAAGCTTTCCAAAAAGTATGATGTGCAGGCAAAGTCTCTGTATAACGAAAATGTTAAAATCTGCGCACAGTTTCAGCAGAAAAAGGTACAATGTGCAGAACATAGTTTTGTTGCTTACTTTAGAGAAATAAATAGTTAAGAGACAAGCTGTTGTTTCAGATGGCTCTATTCCATCCCAGTGGTGTTCTTACTGCTGTGCTGTCTGGTTTTGTCCATTAGTCTTCCAGGCACTTTCAGTCCATGCTGTATGAAAGACAGAAGCTCCCTGCATGGCAAGAGAGGGAAAACATTTTGGGTTTACTTGAGAGTCACCAAGTTCTTGTTGTGAGCGGCATGACAGGGTAAGAGTGTGATTGCACATACAGACTTTACGTATCAAAGTTTACACAAATAACATGAAATACGATCCAAAATTCTGGGAAGGTTGGGATGGTGGCTTATCTGTGACCAGTGTGATCAGTGGCAGCAGTTCTAGGGAACTTCATGTGAAGGATCACACTaatgaaacaaagcaaattTCCAGTGGAACGCAGTCAGTTTATGTGGGTGGAAGGTGTTagatttgtggggtttttaattaACTTCTGATTTCATTGTGCAGATGTGGGAAAACCACTCAGATTCCTCAGTTTATCTTGGATGCTTCTTTGCAAGGCTCTCCAAGCAGAGTTGCAAACATCATCTGCACTCAGCCTCGCAGGATCTCTGCCATTTCTGTGGCTGAACGTGTAGccaaggaaagaacagaaaggATTGGACTCACTGTTGGATATCAGATCCGTCTGGAAAGTGTAAAGGTGCATACACTTTGCTTGCCGGTTTTCATTTACTGCTATTAAAATGTGCTTAGCGCTTCTCTTGTGTACAGAATCTCTGCCCTATACCTGCCATGCAGTGAGATAAGCAAGTTTGTATCATctatatttgtaaaatattatgaaacacgttctgtattttattttatctcaaGTTGCACAGTTCAGTTTGCAGAATGAGAGTGCAGTGCTGTGTCTTGCGGGTTTGCTTTCTGGTGAAGGAGGTGAAGGGGTTTTAGAGTGTGAGTAATCCTGCTGTCCTTTGGAAGGCTGCTGCCTGCTTTTCTGCCTGTTGCCATTCCTATGTGTCTCCCAAGTGGAGACTGAAAGGTGCAACTACAGCCAGGCAGAAACTGCTGGGTTGGAAGTGAATATTTGTCTGTGTTGCAGCTTATTGTTTTTTCCAAGAAGTATGCTAAAAAAGTGACTCGCCAAATCTTCCTAGGGGGAGAGATCTGAGTTTATCAGAAAACAATATCCACaggaaaagcagtttatatTTTTTGATAGGTAGCAATGCGCCTTGGTAATAAGCAGGTATTGTCAGTGTCAGtcaagaaattaaaatccatCTCCAGCAGGGCTTGCTCGTTCCCTCTCAGTCAAACCTGGCCCTGAGCTGAAACCAAATGCTTTACAGCAGCACATACTCTCTTTGCACTGTGTTAATTTGCCCAGAGTCAACTGAATGCTTTGTCTTACCCTTCAAGTCCTCAGCtaccaggctcttgtactgcacTACTGGTGTGCTGTTGAGAAGACTGGAAGGAGATCTGACTTTGCAGGGAGTCACTCATGTTATTGTTGATGAAGTTCACgaaagaacagaagaaaggTAAATAATCTCTTATCCTGTAAGTGAAATGAAGAAACATAGTCAAAAGTGGCTCAGGTGCAAGTAGCTGATCCTGTGGCAGTAATATAGGATGGTGGAAGGAGTCTGGGTTTAGGTTCTTGTCTTTGGGCAGTAGGAAattgtgctgcagcagcttgtgagAAAGCACATCTCTCAGAAATTGCTGTGTCTCCAAGGCGCCCTCACATTGCAGCAGTGTTTCAGAGAAGTTTTGAGTGGCACTTTTTAACCAGAGCTGTCTGTTTCTTACAGTTTCCTTGTTTAAGCTTTTATCAAATACCATAATTTATCACATGCCTttttaggtttctttttcccctgatGCAGActtcagcagagcaagggacaAATGCTCACATTGGCTTCCAGTCTGTAGATTTTGCTAGACAGTCTCATCCTATCCTCCTCTAGCCTCCTGCAGTTTTACCTCACTTGCCTGCTGATCACAGGCAAAAGATAAGGTCTGTCAGTATCTCTGTAAATTACGTGGCAAGTGTCCTTTTCTTTTTGGCATGTTTTCCTTGTCAAACACTGCAGTGCAGTGGGTTTCTAAGAGGCTTTGTCTCTTACCCATTATTCTGCAGATCGGGTGGTATTTTAGCCACTTACAAGGGCTTATGTCTCTCAAGGATTcttctttcttatttaaaatCACTTCAGGCCAGTCTTCTGGTCATGCTACAAAAACTATAAATATATAGGGAAAAATACAGTGAGCAGGGAGGGGTGGGTAAGTTTAAGtaactctttcagtgaagaacgGGAGCAAAAAGGACTCATCTGTTATTTTGAGTTAATTCTTATCTGATTTTCTTGTGTTGTCATTAATGTAAGGAGTTTAAAAAACTTTTTGTTCAAATGGTGTTTTGAAGTAATCCTGACACTTCACTAAGGGACAACCAGAAAAGAATCAGATTTGCAGATTGCTTTTGACTAGGCCATTCAAACAAGCTCAGGCTTCTGTGATGGTGTTGCTGTGCTGTTGAAAAACACTAGGGAGGTGGACAGAAgggggagaaaaataatttgaaagttAATGCTGAAGACATTCAAATGTTCTTTTGCCTGTTCTCTTCAGTGACTTCCTGCTGCTGGTTTTGAAGGATATAATGGTTCAGAGGCCAGACCTGCGCATTATACTGATGAGTGCCACCCTGAATGCTGAGCTTTTCTCTCAGTACTTCCACTCCTGTCCAGTCATTAACATACCAGGtgaaaaccatttatttttacTGCCATTCATTGTTTTAGAGATTTGTTTTCACTATTTCTTCTTGCAAAGTGTTTCCCAATTCAAGATGAGGATGCGTACCAGAAATTCAATGCCAAAGACTTAGAGGGAGAGACTGATGAGATTTAGGAGAGAAGGGACTTGGAAATGTTGTCACTTTTGTGCTGTCTGTATACCAGCAGAATTTCCCTTCTCATAAGACAATCATTATATGGTGTGTGCATGACATGGTTCCCTGGATTAGTTTCACCACACCTGAGGATTCTCCTGTATCCTTGTGAGAAAAGTATCAGTGAGAGGATCCATCTGGATGTGTACACGTTTAGCCCAATGTGCCTTTTAAATTGCTGAGTTATGACgtggagcagcagaggaacaTGGGTGTGTTCCCCTAAGCATGTCTGCCCTTCTCTGCCTGTGTGAGTGCATTGTACATGGTACCATGAAATCCTAGattggtttgggatggaagggatcTGAGAGGTCCCTTagaccccctgccatgggcagggatgccctatcactaggccaggttgctcaaagccccatccaacctggccttgaacactctGTGCTTGGAAGACACCTGCTGTTTGTCCTAGTCAGAAATTGTGTTGAAGAGTGCAGTGTAGATAAGAGCTATGAAGCCAGTGTATGTCATTATAACCTGTATAAAATTACAATAGTCTCTgatctttttcctcttttttccatGCTGTTGTGGCATGTGTAGATAGATTTATTCTAATGCTTCCTTTCAGGTCGAACGTTTCCTGTGGACCAGTTTTTTCTGGAAGATGTGATTGCAATGACAAGGTGTGAAATTCACACATTCTCAGATGTATTTGGGTGGTGATGTTGAGGTTGCACTTTTGACCTTGAGACTGCAGTAGTTCTGGCATT
Coding sequences within it:
- the DHX57 gene encoding putative ATP-dependent RNA helicase DHX57, whose amino-acid sequence is MSWLGRKRGKPNRGGGRGRGGSGRRGGSSGHSNKPQLGGSRKCSSKIWDDGDDFCLFEEPRLESRSSAPARRGGQMKQRPEARIPLQTIHMTSENQRRVKELLQELQGQELAPESDVAGEDDDEPDYLDDEQCWSTEQEASDVMPRLSAEPAEHRIVDSEVSSFAVHKLSRYGFDCERCRAVLRSCNGNIGASLEYLLLQCFSERYGEKMQISEAAAEASQEECLEQRQEEAFALRSIYGEKFIERIKNRVWTFNLELGYLAHRFSKSKQKSTRDTAKQTSKEICKFYLQGGCRFGSKCRFRHEFPPNHPLNTSKNSADDAHLRCSDGPIYELEVRFPEENKYPLQAPLVAVYSTDENLPLACRLHIAEFLFGKALAAAESHEPVVYTLVTCLEDEHEVSELLSNTHHKFSVPPVSLLAAPPVKPLTENAPASNQQAEASTVSEPQEEEVVAEEEEEEPEQVVVENESYVNLKKKLSKKYDVQAKSLYNENVKICAQFQQKKSSRHFQSMLYERQKLPAWQERENILGLLESHQVLVVSGMTGCGKTTQIPQFILDASLQGSPSRVANIICTQPRRISAISVAERVAKERTERIGLTVGYQIRLESVKSSATRLLYCTTGVLLRRLEGDLTLQGVTHVIVDEVHERTEESDFLLLVLKDIMVQRPDLRIILMSATLNAELFSQYFHSCPVINIPGRTFPVDQFFLEDVIAMTRYVLEDSSPYRKKVKHEQSGRHKRTAFEEVEEDLRRAGLLETTDTVVRDSDPDQQLTLKQLLTRYKGVSKSVLKTMSVMDLDKVNLELIEALLEWIVAGRHSYPPGAVLIFLPGLAEIKMLYEQLQTNALFNNRHSNRCVVYPLHSSLSSEDQQSVFLRPPAGVTKIIISTNIAETSVTIDDVVYVIDSGKMKEKRYDPGKGMESLEDTFVSKANALQRKGRAGRVASGVCFHLFSSHHYNHQLVKQQLPEIQRVPLEQLCLRIKILEMFSEQSLHSVLSRLIEPPRTESLQASKVRLRDLGALTPEEKLTPLGYHLASLPVDVRIGKLMLFGTIFRCLDPALTIAASLAFKSPFVSPWDKREEANKKKLEFAVGNSDYLALLQAYKGWRLSIKEGSQASYNYCRENFLSGRVLQEIASLKRQFAELLSDIGFVKEGLRARDIEKKWSQGGDGVLDATGEEANSNAENIKLISAMLCAALYPNVVQVKKPEGKYQKTSTGAVKMQPKAEELKFVTKNDGYVHIHPSSVNYQTRHFESPYLVYHEKIKTSRVFIRDCSMVSVYPLVLLGGGQVHMQLLKGDFVISLDDGWIRFVAASHQVAELVKELRCELDQLLQDKIKNPSMDLCMCPRGSRIIGMIVKLVTTQ